The nucleotide sequence TGTCTGAAAGTCACTTCGGCATCCGCGATGAACGACTGCCGGGTTTGTCCGTAAGTCAGTGGGCGCAGTATTTTCTGGATAACTTTGCCACGGTGTCTGAAGCCATGGCGTCGTTGGAAAAATCACCAATTCAGGTGATGATGGCCAGTGTGCCTACGGCTCACGGAGTGCGCCAGGGTACGGTGCATTTGGCCTTATCAGACAAGACCGGGGATTCCGTGGTGATGGAATACATTGATGGCAAAACCAAGATCTATCACGGCAAAGAATATCGCTTTATGACGAATTCTCCGCCCTTTGATCAGCAGTTGAAATCCATGAAGCAGTATCAGGGGTTTGGCGGCAGTAAAAAACTGCCGGGCACCACCGAGGCGGCGGATCGTTTTGTGCGTGCGGCCTTCTATACGGAGCGTCTGCCTGAACCCAAGGACTATCGTGAAGCGGTGGCAGGGGTGTTGAGTGTGATGCGAAACGTGTCGCAGCCTTTTGGCGCCCCGGATCCGGCGCGTCCGTATATTTCCACCACGCGCTGGCGCACGGTTGCGGATCTGACCCGTGGTCTTTACTTTTATGAAAGTACTTTGAGCCCCTATCTGGTTTGGGTTGAATTACCTAAATTGGATTTCAAAAAAGGGGCTACGGTG is from Bdellovibrio bacteriovorus str. Tiberius and encodes:
- a CDS encoding linear amide C-N hydrolase; translation: MKTLTVLLCLLLVVPAYPCTRILWDGKNQDVIVGRNMDWSEDTGSNLWLFPRGMEREGMADTNPAKWTSKYGSVILSMYDVGTADGLNEKGLTANLLYLSESHFGIRDERLPGLSVSQWAQYFLDNFATVSEAMASLEKSPIQVMMASVPTAHGVRQGTVHLALSDKTGDSVVMEYIDGKTKIYHGKEYRFMTNSPPFDQQLKSMKQYQGFGGSKKLPGTTEAADRFVRAAFYTERLPEPKDYREAVAGVLSVMRNVSQPFGAPDPARPYISTTRWRTVADLTRGLYFYESTLSPYLVWVELPKLDFKKGATVKKITLVKNYDLIGDITAKFKTTPVFRFLRPDAEGSLKAQN